The following proteins are encoded in a genomic region of Candidatus Methanomethylophilaceae archaeon:
- a CDS encoding HNH endonuclease, which produces MLDAYGGSCCITGMKEPRLLRASHIKPWCESTGIERLDVRNGLCLNALHDVAFDVGLITVDPGSYCVRLSSSIEDAMDRDVYDSYFRKYDGKEIDIPKKKLAPNPEYLEYHRHNIFNKGRFYDRLEIELLN; this is translated from the coding sequence GTGCTTGATGCCTATGGCGGCTCCTGCTGCATAACGGGGATGAAAGAGCCCCGTCTGCTGAGAGCGAGCCACATAAAGCCTTGGTGCGAAAGCACCGGAATCGAGAGGCTGGACGTCCGCAACGGGCTGTGTCTGAATGCTCTTCATGATGTCGCATTCGATGTGGGGCTCATCACCGTCGATCCGGGCAGCTATTGTGTCCGGCTTTCGTCATCGATAGAGGATGCGATGGACAGAGACGTTTACGACAGCTATTTCCGCAAGTATGACGGAAAGGAGATAGACATCCCGAAAAAGAAGCTGGCACCCAATCCGGAATACCTTGAATATCACAGGCACAACATTTTCAACAAAGGCCGGTTCTACGACAGGCTGGAAATCGAACTGCTGAACTGA
- a CDS encoding zinc-ribbon domain-containing protein encodes MAEMMYCPNCKRNVDVSVWTAGRIIILIILLILGILLGVIYLVYVLTLTKKCPNCETPYRFLEAPRFGSSSINNDVIYCSACGRENRSDARFCGGCGAEIRK; translated from the coding sequence ATGGCCGAGATGATGTACTGCCCCAACTGCAAGCGCAATGTGGACGTCTCCGTATGGACGGCAGGGCGCATAATCATCCTGATCATACTCTTGATTCTCGGGATACTGTTGGGAGTAATCTATCTGGTGTATGTTCTGACTCTGACAAAGAAATGTCCGAATTGCGAGACGCCCTACAGATTCTTGGAGGCGCCGAGGTTCGGTTCTTCAAGCATAAATAATGATGTCATTTATTGCTCCGCATGCGGCAGAGAGAACAGGTCCGACGCGAGGTTCTGCGGCGGCTGCGGCGCTGAAATCAGAAAATGA